A single Pradoshia eiseniae DNA region contains:
- the gcvH gene encoding glycine cleavage system protein GcvH, translating to MSILKDLKYTKEHEWVKQEDGTVRIGITDFAQAELGDIVFVELPEVDDEIKKDEPFGSVESVKTVSELYAPISGKVVAINESLSDSPEFVNESPYEKAWMIIVEPSDSSELDELLNADQYERVINED from the coding sequence ATGAGTATACTAAAGGATTTAAAATACACAAAAGAGCATGAGTGGGTAAAGCAAGAGGATGGCACAGTTCGTATCGGCATCACTGATTTCGCCCAAGCAGAGCTAGGCGATATCGTGTTTGTTGAGCTTCCTGAAGTGGATGACGAGATTAAGAAAGATGAACCGTTTGGAAGCGTAGAATCCGTTAAGACAGTCTCTGAGCTTTATGCGCCAATCAGCGGGAAAGTTGTGGCTATTAATGAAAGCTTAAGTGACAGCCCTGAATTCGTAAATGAATCTCCGTATGAAAAAGCTTGGATGATTATCGTTGAGCCATCTGACAGCAGCGAACTGGATGAATTGCTAAATGCGGATCAATATGAAAGGGTTATAAACGAAGATTGA